In Thiovibrio frasassiensis, one DNA window encodes the following:
- a CDS encoding flagellin N-terminal helical domain-containing protein produces the protein MAITINSDSSSSAVNQLGRSQKNLASSLERIASARRINKAADDVAGMTIADSLLSQTRATGQALRNANDAISMAQVADSALGQSTALVQSIREKAMQAANASQTTATRQALQNDINNSLVQLNKIAQDTTYNGQQLLSGSFTGKEVQTGANSGETIKLSIASATPDKLGSPILGNLSEVNVLSRENAQAAIKIADAALNQIGASRGDIGSAQQQLASTINNLATTGSNLLSAASTTADVNMAEEAINFTTMKVLTEAKTFALAQAKNMNKQNVLSLLQG, from the coding sequence ATGGCTATCACGATCAACAGCGACAGCAGCTCTTCCGCCGTAAACCAACTGGGACGGAGCCAGAAAAACCTCGCCTCATCCTTGGAAAGGATCGCTTCCGCGCGGCGCATCAACAAGGCAGCCGACGATGTGGCAGGAATGACCATCGCCGACAGCCTGCTCAGTCAGACGCGCGCAACTGGGCAAGCATTGCGCAATGCCAACGATGCCATCTCCATGGCACAAGTAGCAGACAGCGCCCTGGGACAGTCAACGGCGCTGGTACAATCCATTCGCGAAAAAGCGATGCAGGCCGCAAACGCCAGCCAGACCACGGCAACCCGCCAGGCCCTGCAGAACGACATCAATAATTCCCTGGTTCAACTCAACAAAATCGCCCAAGATACCACCTACAACGGGCAACAATTGCTTTCCGGCTCCTTTACCGGGAAAGAGGTGCAAACCGGCGCAAACAGCGGCGAGACCATCAAGCTGTCCATCGCCTCGGCAACACCGGACAAACTCGGCAGTCCAATCCTGGGCAATCTTTCCGAGGTGAATGTCCTGAGCCGGGAAAACGCCCAGGCCGCCATCAAGATCGCCGATGCGGCTCTGAATCAGATCGGTGCCTCACGGGGCGACATCGGCTCCGCCCAGCAACAGCTTGCCTCCACCATCAATAATCTGGCGACCACAGGCAGCAACCTGTTGTCCGCGGCTTCGACCACCGCCGATGTGAATATGGCGGAAGAAGCCATTAATTTCACCACCATGAAGGTTCTGACCGAGGCGAAGACCTTTGCCCTGGCGCAGGCCAAGAACATGAACAAACAGAACGTCCTGAGCCTTCTCCAGGGGTAA
- the cmoB gene encoding tRNA 5-methoxyuridine(34)/uridine 5-oxyacetic acid(34) synthase CmoB, translated as MREYLDLLKTADKDAILTRRAETANRLAQTKKGFLRFREPYEALHHLQAQFTDFSKDAVTIGRGTELSEADRHLVHDAMRAFMPWRKGPFDVFGVEIDAEWQSWRKWNRLLPALPDLTGKVVADIGCNNGYYMFRMLPHKPRCVVGLEPFLQHYYCFKTLRHLAGAEELFIELMGVEDIPLFPSCFDVVFLMGIIYHRISPVEMLREIRAAMRPGGVLILESQAIPGENPVALFPEARYAKVPGTYFVPTASCLRNWLLRTGFGEVEIFCSHPMSSEEQRKTAWMAFESYEDFLDPHNPNLTVEGYPAPLRVFLRATAPS; from the coding sequence ATGAGAGAGTATCTTGATCTTCTGAAAACCGCCGACAAGGATGCCATCCTTACCCGGCGAGCAGAAACCGCCAACCGCCTGGCCCAGACCAAGAAGGGGTTTCTGCGCTTCCGCGAGCCTTATGAGGCCTTGCACCATCTGCAGGCGCAATTCACCGATTTCAGCAAGGACGCCGTAACCATCGGCCGGGGTACTGAGCTGAGCGAGGCGGACCGCCACTTGGTGCACGACGCCATGCGGGCCTTCATGCCTTGGCGCAAGGGACCTTTTGATGTGTTCGGGGTTGAAATCGATGCGGAATGGCAGAGTTGGCGTAAATGGAACCGATTGCTACCCGCCCTGCCCGACCTCACCGGCAAGGTGGTTGCCGACATCGGCTGCAACAACGGCTACTATATGTTTCGCATGCTGCCGCACAAGCCGCGCTGCGTTGTCGGCCTGGAGCCGTTTCTTCAGCATTATTATTGTTTTAAAACGCTTCGCCATCTGGCCGGCGCCGAGGAGCTGTTCATCGAGCTGATGGGAGTTGAGGATATCCCCCTTTTTCCCTCCTGCTTTGACGTGGTGTTTCTGATGGGCATCATCTACCACCGCATTTCTCCGGTTGAGATGTTGCGGGAAATCCGGGCAGCCATGCGACCGGGCGGAGTGCTGATTTTAGAATCCCAGGCCATTCCGGGCGAGAATCCGGTGGCCCTTTTCCCGGAAGCACGCTACGCTAAGGTGCCGGGCACCTATTTCGTGCCCACGGCAAGCTGCCTCCGTAACTGGCTCCTCCGCACCGGCTTTGGCGAGGTGGAGATTTTTTGCAGCCACCCCATGAGCAGCGAGGAACAGCGAAAAACAGCCTGGATGGCCTTTGAATCCTACGAGGATTTTCTCGACCCACATAACCCAAACCTGACCGTGGAAGGATACCCGGCCCCCTTGCGGGTGTTTCTCCGGGCAACGGCCCCCTCATAG
- the yhbY gene encoding ribosome assembly RNA-binding protein YhbY, with protein sequence MSKSLYLLGKEARHLRGLGHHLSPLVMIGKDGVTDNLTAALEAVLAAHELVKVKIQDGCPYAREEAAELLAKKTRSRIAQIIGKTFLLFRENKELKDDKKIKMPKGK encoded by the coding sequence ATGAGCAAATCTCTCTACCTGTTGGGCAAAGAAGCCCGTCATCTGCGCGGCCTGGGACACCATCTTTCCCCCCTTGTCATGATCGGTAAGGATGGCGTAACCGACAATCTCACCGCCGCGCTGGAAGCAGTGCTTGCCGCACACGAATTGGTCAAGGTCAAGATACAGGACGGCTGCCCCTATGCCAGGGAAGAGGCGGCCGAACTGCTGGCCAAGAAAACCAGAAGCCGAATTGCCCAGATCATCGGCAAAACCTTCCTGCTCTTTCGCGAGAACAAAGAGCTCAAGGATGATAAGAAAATCAAAATGCCGAAGGGCAAATAA
- a CDS encoding TraB/GumN family protein has product MTEPTAASAPNYPPDVHCLRLGDREIFLIGTAHISKESVELVRRVIAAEQPDCVCVELDEKRYEALAKRKTWELLDLREIIRKKQLATLLINMILASYQKRLGDQMGVKPGTELLEAVQEAEKYGIAVALCDRDVRVTLRRAWNSTSFWRKNYLLATILTSMFEETEITEDKLRELKETDVLSELLNELGQAMPELKRVLIDERDTYLAEKIKEAEGKRLVAVVGAGHVAGIKEALGEDRSDRMEGINRIPPVSPIWKVVGWAIPAIIVAAMVLIAFTKGAAVAGDNVLFWIIATGLPAAIGAILALAHPLTILGAFVGAPITTLLPVLGVGHLTAFIQVMVQPPLVIEFETVLQDMTSFSGWWRNRLLRLFLAFMLPSIGAVAGMWVGGSKIISNLF; this is encoded by the coding sequence ATGACTGAACCCACGGCGGCTTCCGCCCCCAATTATCCCCCGGACGTCCATTGCCTCAGGCTGGGCGACCGGGAAATATTCCTGATCGGCACGGCCCATATCTCCAAGGAATCCGTGGAACTGGTCCGCCGGGTCATTGCCGCGGAACAGCCGGACTGCGTCTGCGTGGAGCTCGACGAGAAACGCTACGAGGCCCTGGCTAAACGTAAGACTTGGGAGCTTCTCGATCTGCGGGAGATCATCCGCAAGAAACAGCTCGCCACCCTGCTGATCAACATGATCCTGGCCTCATACCAGAAAAGGCTCGGGGACCAAATGGGGGTCAAACCCGGCACCGAATTGCTGGAGGCTGTGCAGGAGGCGGAGAAATACGGGATCGCCGTGGCCCTTTGTGACCGGGACGTGCGGGTCACCCTGCGCCGGGCCTGGAATTCCACCTCGTTCTGGCGCAAGAACTATCTGCTGGCGACCATTCTCACCAGCATGTTTGAAGAGACCGAAATCACCGAGGATAAGCTGCGCGAGCTGAAAGAGACCGATGTTCTTTCCGAACTGCTCAACGAACTGGGCCAGGCCATGCCGGAGCTCAAGCGGGTGCTCATTGACGAACGGGACACCTACCTGGCCGAAAAGATCAAGGAAGCCGAAGGCAAGCGCCTGGTCGCCGTTGTTGGGGCGGGACATGTGGCCGGAATCAAAGAAGCGCTGGGCGAGGACCGCAGCGACCGGATGGAAGGGATCAACCGGATCCCGCCGGTATCCCCGATCTGGAAGGTGGTGGGCTGGGCCATTCCCGCCATCATCGTGGCAGCAATGGTCTTGATCGCCTTTACCAAAGGCGCGGCTGTGGCCGGCGACAATGTGCTCTTCTGGATTATCGCCACCGGCCTTCCCGCCGCCATAGGCGCCATCCTGGCATTGGCTCATCCCTTAACCATCCTTGGCGCTTTTGTCGGAGCCCCCATCACCACCCTCTTGCCGGTGCTCGGCGTGGGACATCTCACGGCCTTTATCCAGGTCATGGTCCAGCCGCCGCTGGTTATCGAGTTTGAAACGGTACTCCAGGACATGACAAGCTTCAGCGGCTGGTGGCGCAACCGGCTGTTGCGTCTCTTTCTCGCCTTTATGCTGCCAAGCATTGGCGCGGTGGCCGGCATGTGGGTCGGCGGCTCCAAAATTATCTCCAACCTCTTTTAG
- a CDS encoding OmpP1/FadL family transporter, whose amino-acid sequence MKKKIAVVALSGILAAGPAFASGYRIPEQSTNSVALSNAYVANTPGADASYFNPANMSWLEDGWHSEFSLTYINLASIDYTDNNSVTQSGSSRTENFVLPEFHLVSPRYNNFRLGLSLIYPYGLSKRWDAPFPRVSAEEFTLKTYELNPSLSYQVNNKLSVAAGVRAIYSEGKVKSTDTMPAVGYAARDLEGTGTDYGYNLAVTYKPVTNLSLAATYRSKVELEIEGDATLSIGGVTAYNNRYAEVMVPAPAVLSLAAAYSFEKTTVEFTYDKTFWNTYDKLDFNYDVSLQTINGTLYALFDAPGAKNWSNSNAYRIGVTHKCTDKLTAMFGFAIDQNPVPDQTLGFELPDSDAKIYSIGARYQLNDKLQIGAAYLYDDKESRTVANAAPKPNGSFDNSAAHLLNVGLQYRF is encoded by the coding sequence ATGAAAAAGAAAATCGCCGTTGTCGCCCTGAGCGGAATACTGGCCGCTGGCCCCGCCTTTGCCTCGGGCTATCGGATCCCTGAGCAGTCCACAAACTCGGTGGCCCTGAGTAACGCTTATGTGGCGAACACCCCTGGGGCAGACGCCAGCTATTTCAATCCCGCCAACATGAGCTGGCTTGAGGATGGGTGGCATTCCGAATTCAGCCTCACGTACATCAATCTGGCGAGCATTGACTATACCGACAACAATTCCGTTACGCAAAGCGGCAGTTCCAGAACAGAGAACTTTGTCCTGCCGGAATTCCACCTTGTTTCTCCCCGCTATAACAACTTTCGCCTGGGCCTCTCCTTGATCTATCCATACGGACTGTCGAAACGGTGGGATGCCCCCTTTCCCCGCGTATCGGCCGAAGAATTCACCCTGAAGACCTACGAGCTCAACCCCAGTCTTTCCTATCAGGTGAACAACAAGCTTTCCGTTGCCGCCGGGGTTCGCGCAATTTACAGCGAAGGCAAAGTAAAAAGCACCGATACCATGCCGGCAGTCGGTTATGCAGCCAGAGATCTCGAAGGCACCGGCACTGACTACGGCTACAACCTTGCCGTTACCTACAAGCCAGTCACCAACCTCTCTCTTGCGGCAACCTATCGCTCTAAGGTTGAGCTGGAAATTGAAGGCGATGCTACACTCTCCATTGGCGGTGTCACGGCTTACAACAACCGTTATGCAGAAGTCATGGTTCCGGCCCCGGCAGTCCTCTCCTTGGCGGCCGCCTATAGCTTTGAAAAAACCACCGTGGAATTCACCTACGACAAAACATTCTGGAATACCTACGACAAACTGGATTTTAATTACGATGTCTCGTTGCAAACCATCAATGGTACCCTTTATGCTCTTTTCGATGCCCCCGGGGCAAAAAACTGGAGTAACAGCAACGCGTACCGCATTGGTGTGACCCATAAATGCACCGACAAACTCACCGCCATGTTTGGGTTTGCCATCGACCAGAACCCGGTCCCCGACCAGACCCTCGGCTTCGAGCTGCCCGACTCCGACGCAAAAATCTACTCCATTGGAGCGCGTTACCAGCTCAACGACAAGCTCCAGATTGGCGCAGCCTATCTCTATGATGACAAAGAGAGCCGAACCGTTGCCAATGCAGCGCCGAAACCCAACGGCTCCTTCGATAATTCCGCGGCCCACCTGCTCAATGTCGGGCTGCAATACCGCTTCTAA
- a CDS encoding AMP-binding protein gives MISTTITTLNLLFEESSQAFRDLPAAGFAFQPPTLYGEFHNIALDVAALLKERGIKKGDRVAILADNSPQWGMAYFGIIRLGAIAVPILPDFPEADVKHILNEVGATILFTTQRQMEKLYELSGNKLKTVITLDDTVDPNNLLLTLPFNRFLLQAKELPEKQKALATDLAAPEDIASIIYTSGTSGHAKAVMLSHKNFISNVRSTLSIFPDEPVQGWTFLSILPMSHAYEFTISFLVPLATGCRIVYAGKTPTPTVLERICKHEHPSIMCMVPMVMEKIYKKKVLPAISANVFMRAAMKLPLVRQKILQNIGRKLGIFFGGKLKFVAIGGAALNLEVERFLAEADFPYLVGYGLTEASPLVSAGPYGDPSIALGSSGKPVQDVKVRISNPHPETGLGEIQIKGPNVMRGYRDNPEATKEVLGPDGWLATGDLGFLDPQGNLVIKGRSKSVIVLSHGENIYPEAIEEKINAYQHVVESLVRERNNRLEALVYLDYELIDKETQGKNQARQLAHIAEILAEVKRQVNQQLPQYAQLAQVREHREAFTKTATHKIKRYLYTSTPQI, from the coding sequence ATGATCTCAACCACCATAACAACCTTAAACCTGCTCTTTGAAGAAAGCTCCCAAGCCTTCCGCGATCTGCCTGCGGCTGGTTTCGCCTTCCAACCGCCCACGCTTTACGGGGAGTTCCACAATATAGCTCTGGACGTCGCTGCGCTGCTCAAAGAGCGCGGCATCAAAAAAGGCGACCGGGTGGCGATTCTTGCCGACAATTCCCCCCAGTGGGGCATGGCGTATTTTGGCATTATCCGCCTTGGAGCAATCGCTGTCCCGATTCTCCCAGACTTCCCAGAAGCCGACGTCAAGCACATCTTAAATGAGGTCGGGGCAACAATCCTTTTCACCACCCAGCGGCAGATGGAAAAGCTCTATGAACTTTCCGGCAACAAGCTCAAAACCGTAATCACCCTGGATGATACGGTAGACCCGAACAACCTCTTGCTCACCCTTCCCTTCAACCGATTTCTCCTCCAAGCCAAGGAGCTTCCGGAAAAGCAAAAAGCCCTTGCAACGGACCTGGCCGCCCCAGAAGACATCGCCTCTATCATCTACACCTCCGGCACCTCGGGCCACGCCAAGGCAGTGATGCTGAGCCATAAAAACTTTATCAGCAATGTTCGTTCCACCTTGTCCATCTTTCCCGACGAACCGGTGCAGGGCTGGACCTTTCTCTCGATCCTGCCCATGTCCCATGCCTATGAGTTCACCATCAGTTTCCTGGTGCCTCTGGCCACGGGCTGCCGTATCGTCTACGCAGGCAAAACTCCGACCCCGACCGTCCTTGAAAGAATTTGCAAACATGAACACCCATCCATCATGTGCATGGTACCCATGGTCATGGAAAAGATTTACAAAAAAAAGGTACTCCCTGCCATCAGCGCCAATGTTTTCATGCGGGCAGCCATGAAGCTGCCTCTCGTCCGCCAAAAGATCCTGCAAAACATCGGCCGGAAACTGGGAATATTTTTCGGGGGCAAGCTGAAGTTTGTCGCCATCGGCGGAGCCGCCCTCAACCTTGAGGTGGAACGATTCCTTGCCGAGGCAGACTTTCCATACTTGGTCGGCTACGGTCTGACCGAAGCATCACCGTTGGTCAGTGCCGGACCATACGGCGATCCAAGCATTGCCTTAGGATCGTCAGGAAAACCGGTGCAAGATGTAAAGGTCAGGATCAGTAATCCCCACCCCGAAACGGGCTTGGGCGAAATCCAAATCAAGGGCCCCAACGTGATGCGGGGGTACCGCGACAATCCGGAGGCAACCAAAGAAGTCCTTGGCCCTGATGGTTGGTTGGCCACCGGCGATCTCGGCTTTCTGGACCCGCAGGGCAATCTGGTCATCAAGGGCCGATCCAAAAGCGTGATTGTCCTTTCCCACGGGGAAAATATCTACCCTGAAGCCATCGAAGAAAAGATCAACGCCTACCAGCATGTGGTGGAATCGCTGGTGCGCGAGCGCAACAACCGATTGGAAGCCTTAGTCTATCTTGATTACGAGCTGATCGACAAAGAAACCCAAGGCAAGAACCAAGCCCGGCAACTGGCCCATATCGCCGAGATTCTGGCGGAGGTCAAAAGGCAGGTGAACCAACAGCTCCCCCAGTATGCCCAGCTTGCCCAAGTAAGAGAACACCGCGAAGCATTCACCAAAACCGCGACCCATAAAATAAAACGCTATCTCTACACCAGCACCCCCCAGATCTGA
- a CDS encoding hybrid sensor histidine kinase/response regulator has product MVRAMPVPVILSPEHASFSLAKHIELLEDPSRNLTIADIITRHTETRFTPSAAVTPSFGFTTSAVWARFTLKNSRQDSADYFLEVKYPLLDHIDLYTPTGSGNFTVLKGGDSFPFKHRSIQHKNNIFPIRLAADEEKTLYLRCETTSSLNLPLELHSSACLAEEISMEQTLLGIYYGILLVMMIYNFFLYLGLKDNTYLYYVLFVFTYMLFQLSLNGMAFQYFWPNQIWWANNCTPLFIFLTYIFAIQFTRNILDTAKNVPRLDTTLKIGLFLSLLGCILAFWVGYNLSIRLATLMSLTVVVLIITGFICMIKGYRPARYYFLAWSVSMLGVTVYALKSFGILPHIFITHWGIQLGSAWEVTLLSMGLADRFQLMKQEKEQLQTVYARELEEAHGELEKSFRDLELFKQSLEVLVDERTADLSRVNEHLAREARERQKAEARAEAASKAKSQFLASMSHEIRTPMNAILGMANMAAKNAETTKMRQYLTIIQDSGKSLITLINDILDFSKIEAGRLDLECTNFDLRETVESLTDLFGKQAADKGLELLINVHTDIPCAMMGDPLRLRQILINLVNNAIKFTDKGEVAITALCEQQHHNDAVLYFSVRDTGSGINHDQIRKLFSEYTQADSSTSRLYGGTGLGLAISRQLVTLMGGEINAESEPGKGSIFYFTIKVQLQPPETQHPLILPASPFPPKVLVATEHPALRETLLETLAGFGCLAETLPPSEANAFPLAIAGLLHEEHALLVLDSSLTGLDLPHFLADRAANQASDRLTPVIILAQTEADTESTLENSKTSPGVILLSKPLKQSYLYEAVISCLGTTKNTIPASALSLAAKKDKKQFETLVGKQVLVVEDDPVNQMVTSQLLTRAGILVDIAGNGHEALIALQGKTYDAVLMDVMMPKMDGLAATRAIRQTLHLDLPIIALTANAIKGDREKCLEAGMDEYLSKPVEIQRLYQTLEKFTAVRL; this is encoded by the coding sequence ATGGTCCGGGCTATGCCGGTGCCGGTGATTCTTTCTCCCGAACATGCCTCATTTTCCCTGGCAAAACATATAGAACTCCTGGAAGATCCCAGCAGAAATCTTACCATCGCCGACATCATTACCCGACACACCGAGACTCGGTTTACCCCTTCCGCCGCAGTCACTCCCAGTTTCGGCTTTACCACCTCGGCTGTTTGGGCGCGTTTTACCTTGAAAAACTCCCGCCAGGATTCCGCGGACTACTTTCTCGAGGTAAAATACCCCCTCCTTGACCATATCGATCTATACACCCCCACTGGCTCGGGCAACTTCACCGTTCTCAAAGGCGGCGACAGCTTTCCCTTCAAACACCGGAGCATCCAGCATAAAAACAACATTTTCCCGATCAGGCTTGCCGCCGACGAAGAGAAAACCCTGTACCTCCGCTGTGAGACAACAAGCTCCCTGAACCTCCCGCTCGAACTGCATTCCTCTGCCTGCCTGGCCGAGGAAATCAGCATGGAACAGACCCTGCTCGGCATCTATTACGGCATCCTGCTGGTCATGATGATCTACAATTTTTTCCTCTATCTTGGCCTCAAGGACAACACCTATCTCTACTACGTCCTTTTTGTCTTTACTTACATGTTGTTCCAGTTGAGCCTCAATGGCATGGCGTTCCAATATTTTTGGCCCAACCAGATCTGGTGGGCCAATAACTGCACGCCCCTGTTCATCTTCCTCACCTACATCTTCGCCATCCAGTTCACCCGCAACATTCTCGACACTGCAAAAAATGTCCCCCGCCTTGACACCACGCTCAAGATAGGTCTTTTCCTTTCCCTCCTCGGCTGCATTCTGGCCTTTTGGGTCGGTTACAATCTGAGCATCCGCCTGGCTACCCTGATGAGCCTCACCGTCGTTGTCCTGATCATTACGGGGTTTATCTGCATGATCAAAGGCTATCGCCCGGCCCGCTATTATTTCCTTGCCTGGTCCGTTTCCATGTTGGGGGTAACGGTATATGCCCTGAAAAGTTTTGGCATCTTGCCCCACATCTTCATTACCCATTGGGGCATCCAGCTTGGGTCGGCATGGGAGGTCACCCTTTTATCCATGGGCCTTGCCGATCGTTTCCAGCTGATGAAACAGGAAAAGGAACAACTCCAGACCGTCTACGCCAGAGAGCTCGAAGAGGCCCATGGCGAACTGGAAAAATCCTTCCGGGATCTGGAGCTGTTTAAACAATCGCTGGAGGTGCTGGTTGACGAACGCACTGCGGATTTGAGCAGGGTCAACGAACACCTCGCCAGAGAAGCCCGGGAACGCCAAAAAGCAGAAGCACGTGCAGAAGCTGCCAGCAAGGCAAAGTCCCAGTTTCTCGCCTCCATGAGCCATGAGATCCGCACCCCGATGAACGCCATTCTCGGCATGGCAAACATGGCGGCCAAAAATGCCGAAACAACAAAAATGCGCCAGTATCTCACCATTATTCAGGACTCCGGCAAATCGCTTATTACCCTGATCAACGACATCCTTGATTTTTCAAAAATTGAAGCCGGGCGCCTGGATCTCGAGTGCACCAATTTTGATCTCCGGGAAACGGTGGAAAGCCTTACCGACCTGTTCGGCAAGCAGGCCGCAGACAAGGGCCTTGAATTGCTGATCAACGTGCATACCGACATACCCTGCGCCATGATGGGAGACCCCCTCCGCCTGCGGCAAATCCTGATCAACCTTGTCAACAATGCTATCAAGTTTACGGATAAAGGCGAGGTCGCCATCACGGCGCTCTGTGAACAACAGCATCATAACGATGCCGTTCTCTATTTTTCCGTACGGGATACAGGAAGCGGGATTAACCATGACCAAATAAGAAAACTCTTCAGCGAATATACCCAGGCAGACAGTTCAACCTCCAGACTTTACGGAGGCACCGGCCTTGGCCTTGCCATCAGCAGACAGCTTGTTACCCTCATGGGAGGAGAAATCAACGCCGAAAGCGAGCCGGGAAAAGGCAGCATATTTTATTTCACCATCAAAGTGCAGTTGCAACCTCCCGAGACACAACATCCCCTCATCCTTCCTGCCTCGCCTTTCCCCCCTAAAGTTCTGGTGGCGACAGAGCATCCGGCCCTGCGGGAAACCTTACTGGAGACACTTGCCGGCTTTGGCTGTCTGGCTGAGACCCTGCCGCCTTCGGAAGCCAACGCCTTCCCTCTTGCCATTGCTGGACTGCTCCATGAAGAACATGCACTCCTTGTACTCGACAGCTCCCTGACCGGCCTCGACCTGCCCCATTTCCTGGCAGATCGTGCGGCCAACCAAGCGAGCGATCGGCTGACTCCAGTCATAATCCTGGCTCAAACCGAAGCCGACACGGAAAGCACCCTGGAAAACAGCAAAACCTCTCCCGGAGTTATCCTCCTGAGCAAGCCGCTCAAACAATCCTACCTCTACGAAGCAGTTATCTCCTGCCTCGGGACAACAAAAAACACCATTCCTGCCAGTGCTCTTTCTCTTGCTGCGAAAAAGGACAAAAAACAGTTCGAAACCCTGGTCGGCAAACAGGTGCTGGTTGTCGAGGACGACCCGGTAAACCAGATGGTGACAAGTCAACTCTTGACAAGAGCCGGCATTCTAGTTGATATAGCGGGCAACGGTCATGAGGCGCTTATCGCCCTGCAAGGCAAAACCTATGACGCAGTGTTGATGGATGTCATGATGCCAAAAATGGACGGTCTCGCTGCGACCAGAGCCATCCGCCAGACCCTGCACCTTGACCTGCCTATTATCGCCCTCACCGCCAACGCCATCAAGGGTGACCGAGAAAAATGCCTTGAAGCCGGCATGGACGAATATCTGAGCAAACCTGTAGAGATACAGCGCCTGTATCAGACTCTGGAAAAATTTACTGCCGTGCGACTATGA
- a CDS encoding NUDIX hydrolase encodes MPYTPIIGTLGYILSPDRTQTLLVHRNARAADTHLGKYNGLGGKMHPDEDVLTCLTREIKEEAGIDCEETLLRGTINWTGFGPHGEDWLGFIFRIDRFHGTPFTENEEGVLAWHPIAQLDLLPMWEGDRYFLPLVFDSDPRIFHGHLPYKNGQPLRWNFTRI; translated from the coding sequence ATGCCCTACACTCCCATCATCGGAACCCTTGGCTACATTCTTTCTCCAGACCGAACCCAGACCCTTCTTGTCCATCGCAATGCCCGTGCGGCGGATACCCACCTGGGCAAGTACAACGGCCTGGGCGGGAAAATGCACCCGGACGAGGATGTTCTCACCTGCCTCACCCGAGAAATCAAGGAAGAAGCGGGAATCGATTGTGAAGAAACCCTGCTGCGCGGAACCATCAACTGGACCGGTTTTGGTCCGCACGGGGAGGACTGGCTCGGGTTTATCTTCCGGATCGACCGCTTCCACGGCACACCCTTTACTGAAAATGAAGAAGGGGTGCTCGCCTGGCACCCCATTGCTCAACTGGATCTCCTGCCGATGTGGGAAGGGGACCGGTATTTCCTGCCTCTGGTTTTTGACTCCGACCCCCGCATCTTCCATGGCCATCTTCCATACAAAAACGGCCAGCCGCTGCGCTGGAACTTTACCAGGATCTAA
- a CDS encoding diguanylate cyclase domain-containing protein — protein MAILIVDDIPVNLMLLEEMLQQEGYADIYCLRSGQEALEMLATTETSGAEEKRIDLILMDVMMPGMDGIETCKRIKAQDGLRDIPVIMVTVRDDDEALAQAFAMGATDYIIKPVKELELLARVRAALKLKHETDRRKAREQELVELTRQLDTMNRRLMHMVPRDSLTEVGNRRYFDEILGREWNRARRESVPLSLFIVDLDDFKRFNETHGREKGDACLRKVADGLSSVLKRAGDTVVRYGGEEFAAILPNTPNGGAQTVALEFMEYMATLNSRDAGAETPGEPLTLSIGLATAEPCRGSDVQSLIAAAEGALYLAKGDGGNRIKVAFDCQ, from the coding sequence ATGGCAATCCTTATTGTTGATGATATTCCGGTAAACCTGATGCTGCTTGAGGAGATGCTCCAGCAGGAGGGGTATGCGGATATTTATTGTCTCAGAAGCGGGCAGGAAGCCCTGGAGATGCTGGCGACAACCGAGACATCGGGTGCGGAGGAGAAAAGAATCGATCTCATCCTCATGGACGTCATGATGCCGGGCATGGACGGGATAGAGACCTGTAAACGGATCAAGGCGCAGGATGGGCTGCGGGATATCCCGGTGATCATGGTCACGGTCCGAGATGATGATGAGGCCCTAGCCCAGGCGTTCGCCATGGGCGCCACCGATTATATCATCAAGCCGGTCAAGGAACTCGAGCTGCTGGCCAGGGTGCGCGCCGCGCTTAAGTTGAAGCATGAAACCGATCGACGCAAGGCGCGGGAACAGGAGCTGGTCGAGCTTACCCGCCAGCTGGATACGATGAACCGTCGTTTGATGCACATGGTGCCGAGAGACAGCCTGACCGAGGTGGGCAACCGTCGTTATTTTGATGAAATCCTGGGCCGGGAATGGAATCGGGCCAGGCGGGAGTCGGTTCCTCTTTCGCTCTTCATCGTGGACCTGGACGATTTTAAGCGGTTTAACGAAACCCATGGCCGGGAGAAGGGTGATGCCTGCCTGCGGAAGGTGGCTGATGGCCTGAGCTCTGTCCTCAAGCGGGCCGGGGACACCGTGGTTCGCTATGGCGGAGAGGAGTTTGCCGCTATTTTACCCAATACCCCGAATGGTGGCGCCCAGACCGTGGCTCTCGAGTTCATGGAGTATATGGCCACCCTGAACAGCAGGGATGCCGGAGCGGAAACACCCGGGGAACCCCTGACGCTGAGTATCGGCCTGGCAACCGCCGAGCCTTGTCGCGGGTCGGATGTGCAGAGTTTGATAGCTGCCGCGGAAGGAGCATTGTATCTGGCCAAAGGTGATGGGGGCAACCGGATCAAGGTGGCCTTTGATTGCCAGTAA